From a single Lolium rigidum isolate FL_2022 chromosome 7, APGP_CSIRO_Lrig_0.1, whole genome shotgun sequence genomic region:
- the LOC124669570 gene encoding cysteine-rich receptor-like protein kinase 10 yields the protein MQHSTILLLVVLATSPLGTTAAISDCFGGVYAPNSTYEANLRRLAAILSAQTASSQRLEASRDLGYWPNRVRAFSRCYPDRHQGFTSSSCAACVAAAFREAETACPHITRVIVFLGNCTLALADYPRSIPFFGPSSWFEFLGAGLLFQAIGFAWLFFLLLQEWRDKRRASMMRSSSIPSGDQ from the exons ATGCAGCATTCCacgatcctcctcctcgtcgtcctcgccaCCTCGCCGCTGGGCACCACCGCAGCAATATCCGACTGCTTCGGCGGCGTATACGCGCCCAACAGCACCTACGAAGCCAACCTCCGCCGCCTGGCCGCGATTCTCTCTGCCCAGACCGCCTCCTCCCAGCGCCTCGAGGCGTCCCGTGACCTGGGATACTGGCCCAACCGGGTGCGAGCCTTCTCGCGCTGCTACCCTGACCGTCATCAGGgcttcacctcctcctcctgcgcCGCCTGCGTCGCCGCTGCCTTCCGGGAGGCGGAGACTGCGTGCCctcacatcaccagggtcatcgtctTCCTTGGCAACTGCACTCTCGCTCTCGCCGATTACCCTAGATCTATCCCCTTCTTCG GACCTAGCAGTTGGTTTGAATTCTTGGGTGCAGGACTGCTATTTCAAGCAATCGGTTTTGCGTGGCTCTTCTTCCTGCTTCTGCAAGAATGGCGTGACAAAAGAAGAGCCTCTATGAT GCGTTCTAGCTCTATTCCTTCTGGAGATCAATAG